From Selenomonas sp. AB3002, one genomic window encodes:
- a CDS encoding Uma2 family endonuclease: MEALADYQKSELIDGVVYDMSPAHTKHIFIQGNLFNIISNFLRGKRCKVMFGAEVRFDERNKFIPDIAIVCKPEQIKSSYNW; this comes from the coding sequence ATGGAAGCATTGGCAGATTATCAGAAGTCTGAGCTGATTGACGGAGTGGTGTATGATATGAGCCCTGCCCATACTAAGCACATATTCATACAGGGGAACTTATTCAACATTATCAGTAACTTTCTCAGAGGCAAGCGCTGCAAAGTGATGTTTGGGGCCGAGGTGCGCTTTGATGAAAGGAATAAGTTCATTCCCGACATTGCCATTGTCTGCAAGCCCGAACAGATAAAGAGCAGCTACAACTGGTGA
- the recG gene encoding ATP-dependent DNA helicase RecG, producing MKLSDSVKYIKGVGPKKAEALGKLGINTVYDLLTYYPRTYEDQSVLTSIGKLKPGVQATVAGTILNLQEKQGGRRGMSILTAMVGDGTGFLTVTWFNQKFLKNKLKPGKRLFVTGKAAYAYGGRGQLAMSQVHSFEVLEGEEDAEERCGILPVYPSTEKLNQKYFRKILGELLEKDLPDLQLPELIPAGIRRHYELLPRAAALKAIHFPEDFVQLKEARNALAFEELYLIQCGLMLLKKKNQQKGKGIRHLVNSRKVGALLASLPFKLTRDQHKAWQEICKDMESPLPMRRLVQGDVGSGKTVIAMLALVKTVENGFQGAMMAPTEILASQHYESFKAQLEPLGLRVGFLSGRLTKKKREEMYAALSAGEYDIVIGTHALIQEGVDFARLGLVVTDEQHRFGIDQRAALEKKGNLTPDVLVMTATPIPRTMTLTVYGDLDVSLIRELPPGRQPIRTFLRQPDRRELIYQYVRTQIEAGRQAYVVCPLIEGSEDSDLPSAEEVYDELRYGIFYGIPCGLVHGRMKGTDKEAVMEAFYENKVKLLVSTTVIEVGVNVPNASMMVIENADRFGLAQLHQLRGRIGRGQYKSYCILVSEGKTENARERLKIMESTSDGFQLAEEDLRLRGPGQFFGHMQHGLPDLKIADVLGDMDILLQAREAAAATLENREDMDFVLPVLAAQYREQFARITEL from the coding sequence ATGAAATTATCTGATTCTGTGAAATACATCAAGGGCGTGGGGCCCAAGAAGGCAGAAGCCCTGGGCAAGCTGGGCATAAATACTGTCTATGACCTCCTGACCTATTATCCCCGCACCTATGAGGACCAGAGTGTCCTGACTTCCATTGGGAAACTGAAGCCGGGGGTCCAGGCTACGGTGGCGGGGACTATCCTGAACCTGCAGGAAAAGCAGGGAGGCAGGCGGGGCATGAGCATCCTAACTGCCATGGTGGGGGACGGCACAGGTTTCCTTACTGTTACCTGGTTCAATCAGAAATTCCTGAAGAACAAGCTGAAGCCCGGCAAGCGGCTCTTTGTGACGGGCAAGGCCGCCTATGCCTACGGGGGCCGGGGACAGCTGGCTATGAGCCAGGTTCATTCCTTCGAGGTGCTGGAGGGGGAAGAGGACGCTGAGGAAAGGTGCGGGATACTGCCTGTATATCCCTCCACAGAGAAGCTGAACCAGAAGTACTTCCGCAAGATTCTGGGCGAGCTGTTGGAGAAGGATTTGCCGGATTTGCAGCTGCCTGAGCTGATTCCCGCAGGCATACGCAGGCACTATGAGCTGCTGCCCAGAGCAGCAGCGCTGAAGGCTATACATTTTCCCGAGGATTTTGTGCAGCTCAAAGAAGCCAGGAACGCTCTGGCCTTTGAGGAGCTTTACCTGATTCAGTGCGGCCTCATGTTGCTGAAGAAGAAGAATCAGCAGAAGGGGAAGGGCATCAGGCATTTGGTGAACAGCCGCAAGGTGGGAGCTTTGCTGGCAAGCCTGCCCTTCAAGCTGACCCGTGACCAGCACAAGGCCTGGCAGGAAATCTGCAAGGATATGGAAAGCCCCCTGCCCATGCGGCGGCTGGTGCAGGGGGATGTGGGCTCCGGCAAGACCGTGATAGCCATGCTGGCCCTGGTAAAGACGGTGGAAAACGGCTTTCAGGGGGCCATGATGGCCCCCACGGAAATCCTGGCCAGCCAGCATTACGAGAGCTTCAAGGCGCAGCTGGAACCGTTGGGGCTAAGGGTGGGGTTCCTCTCCGGCAGGCTGACGAAAAAGAAGCGGGAGGAAATGTATGCAGCCCTCTCTGCCGGGGAATACGATATCGTCATCGGCACTCATGCTCTGATACAGGAGGGGGTGGACTTTGCCCGGCTGGGGCTGGTGGTAACGGATGAGCAGCACCGTTTTGGCATCGACCAGCGGGCGGCGCTGGAGAAGAAGGGGAATCTTACCCCTGATGTACTGGTCATGACCGCTACCCCCATCCCCCGCACCATGACCCTGACAGTGTATGGGGATCTGGACGTATCCCTTATCAGGGAATTGCCCCCAGGGCGCCAGCCCATCAGGACCTTCCTGCGGCAGCCGGACAGGCGGGAGCTTATCTATCAGTACGTGCGCACCCAGATAGAAGCTGGCCGGCAGGCCTATGTGGTCTGTCCCCTGATAGAGGGCAGCGAGGACAGTGACCTGCCTTCGGCAGAGGAAGTCTATGATGAGCTGCGCTACGGCATCTTTTACGGCATTCCCTGCGGCCTGGTGCATGGCCGCATGAAGGGGACTGACAAGGAAGCCGTGATGGAGGCGTTCTATGAGAACAAGGTGAAGCTGCTGGTGTCCACTACGGTCATAGAAGTGGGGGTGAATGTGCCCAATGCCAGCATGATGGTCATTGAAAATGCAGACCGCTTCGGTCTGGCCCAGCTGCACCAGCTCAGGGGGCGCATCGGGCGCGGGCAGTACAAGTCTTACTGCATATTGGTGTCCGAGGGCAAGACGGAAAATGCCAGGGAGAGGCTGAAAATCATGGAAAGCACCTCCGATGGCTTCCAACTGGCTGAGGAAGACCTGCGGCTGCGCGGCCCCGGCCAGTTCTTCGGCCACATGCAGCATGGCTTGCCGGACCTCAAGATTGCCGATGTGCTGGGGGATATGGATATCCTGCTGCAAGCCAGGGAAGCAGCAGCCGCTACCCTGGAGAACCGGGAAGATATGGACTTCGTGCTGCCTGTGCTGGCTGCCCAGTACAGGGAACAGTTTGCCAGGATAACAGAACTTTAA
- the thrC gene encoding threonine synthase: MMKEAIDLKYSSTRGKAEICDSAEAIIKGLAADGGLFVPEAFPQVSLQDIEAMVPLSYEERAVKVLSLFLTDYTKEEVAGCVSRAYGSGKFDTERRAPVNSMGDFHVLELWHGPTSAFKDMALQLLPQLLSTALPKCQVQDQVLILVATSGDTGKAALEGFADVEQTRIMVFYPQDGVSRIQQLQMLTQQGGNVKVMAVQGNFDDAQSGVKAIFSDEEFARTLAEKGVRLSSANSINWGRLVPQIVYYFSAYADLLAEGAIKAGDEIDFTVPTGNFGDILAAYYAKRMGLPVHKLICASNANNVLTEFLRTGIYDRQRDFFKTITPSMDILISSNLERLLYHVTEDSAKVAGWMKQLSGQGSYEVDKETLNAIQELFWADWVSDTETKAEIDAVYRKHKYVMDTHTAVAAKVAEKYAEANPQDKCPMVIVSTASPYKFNGSVLEALGAETEGLDEFQLLDKLHEVSGQAIPQGLAKLRHAEVLHQGSCRAGEMKDTVLEFAAGKVF; the protein is encoded by the coding sequence ATGATGAAAGAGGCGATTGACTTGAAGTATAGCAGCACCAGAGGCAAGGCAGAGATTTGTGATTCCGCAGAGGCTATCATCAAGGGGCTGGCGGCAGATGGGGGCCTTTTCGTCCCCGAGGCATTCCCGCAGGTCTCCCTGCAGGACATTGAGGCCATGGTGCCGCTTAGCTATGAGGAAAGGGCTGTGAAGGTCCTTTCCCTGTTCCTGACGGATTATACCAAGGAAGAAGTGGCAGGCTGTGTCAGCCGCGCCTATGGCTCCGGCAAGTTCGACACGGAGAGGCGCGCCCCTGTGAATTCCATGGGGGATTTCCATGTGCTGGAGCTCTGGCACGGACCCACCAGCGCCTTCAAGGACATGGCCCTGCAGCTGCTGCCTCAGCTTTTGAGCACTGCCCTGCCCAAGTGCCAGGTGCAGGACCAGGTGCTGATCCTGGTGGCTACCTCTGGTGATACGGGCAAGGCAGCGCTGGAGGGCTTTGCCGATGTGGAGCAGACCAGGATCATGGTCTTCTATCCCCAGGATGGTGTCAGCCGCATCCAGCAGTTGCAGATGCTCACTCAGCAGGGGGGCAATGTGAAGGTCATGGCTGTGCAGGGCAATTTTGACGATGCCCAGAGCGGTGTCAAGGCTATCTTCAGTGATGAGGAATTTGCCAGGACTTTGGCGGAGAAGGGGGTGCGCCTGTCCTCTGCCAATTCCATCAACTGGGGCCGTCTGGTGCCGCAGATTGTCTACTACTTCAGCGCTTATGCCGACCTGCTGGCAGAGGGTGCCATCAAGGCTGGGGACGAGATTGACTTCACTGTGCCCACGGGTAATTTCGGTGATATCCTGGCAGCCTACTACGCCAAGCGCATGGGCCTGCCGGTGCACAAGCTCATCTGTGCCTCCAATGCCAACAACGTGCTGACAGAGTTCCTGCGCACGGGCATCTACGACAGGCAGCGTGATTTCTTCAAGACCATTACCCCGTCTATGGATATCCTGATCTCCAGCAATCTGGAACGCCTGCTCTATCATGTTACCGAAGACTCTGCCAAGGTGGCAGGCTGGATGAAGCAGCTTTCTGGGCAGGGCAGCTATGAGGTGGACAAGGAAACTCTTAATGCTATCCAGGAGCTGTTCTGGGCAGACTGGGTCAGCGACACGGAAACCAAGGCAGAGATTGATGCTGTGTACCGCAAGCATAAGTATGTCATGGACACTCATACGGCAGTAGCGGCCAAGGTGGCAGAGAAATACGCCGAAGCCAATCCCCAGGATAAGTGCCCCATGGTGATAGTATCCACCGCCAGCCCCTACAAGTTCAACGGCAGCGTGCTGGAGGCTCTGGGGGCGGAGACTGAGGGGCTGGATGAATTCCAGCTGCTGGACAAGCTCCACGAAGTCAGCGGCCAGGCTATTCCCCAGGGGCTGGCAAAACTCAGGCATGCCGAAGTGCTGCACCAGGGCAGTTGCAGGGCAGGGGAGATGAAGGACACTGTGCTGGAGTTTGCGGCAGGGAAGGTATTCTGA
- a CDS encoding MFS transporter gives MILERLEKLPVGSFQYKLLAVTGLGWLFDSMDTGLIAFVLPVLAKDWSLTPAQMGWIGSIGLIGMALGAVLAGTLADRIGRKKVFSITVLLYSLSTGMCALSWSYESLLFFRFLVGFGLGGELPVAATLMSEYAPSHLRGRFIVLLESFWALGWLVAACIAYLLIPMFGWKIAFVIGTLPALYVFLIRLHMPESVRYLLSKNRVEEAKDIILSLEKNLSVVSQPFEGELTPVEKGQVKEETPRFTKLWNRQFRMRTLMLWLAWFGIVFSYYGIFMWLPSIVFAQGFAVVKTFEYVLIMTLAQLPGYFAAAYLVEVIGRKYTLSLFLLMSGVCSFFFGNASSSETLLAWGAAMSFFNLGAWGVIYTYTPEQYPTSMRALGSGWAAGFGRIGGMLAPMLVGVMIASSFGMNTIFLMFASVFVIISAVVIALGHESKQKSLEELETVLDN, from the coding sequence ATGATTCTTGAACGCTTGGAAAAGCTCCCGGTGGGGTCCTTCCAGTACAAGCTGCTGGCAGTGACCGGACTGGGCTGGCTTTTTGATTCCATGGATACGGGGCTTATCGCCTTCGTGCTGCCGGTGCTGGCCAAAGACTGGAGCCTGACGCCTGCCCAGATGGGCTGGATTGGTTCCATAGGCCTTATCGGCATGGCCCTGGGGGCGGTGCTGGCCGGCACTCTGGCTGACCGCATCGGCCGCAAGAAAGTCTTCTCCATCACAGTGCTGCTCTACAGCCTTTCCACCGGCATGTGCGCCCTGTCCTGGAGCTATGAGTCTTTGCTTTTCTTCCGTTTCCTGGTGGGCTTCGGCCTGGGAGGCGAACTGCCGGTGGCAGCCACCCTCATGAGCGAATACGCCCCCTCCCACCTGCGGGGACGTTTCATCGTGCTGCTGGAAAGCTTCTGGGCTTTGGGCTGGCTGGTAGCCGCCTGCATCGCCTATCTGCTGATCCCCATGTTCGGCTGGAAGATTGCCTTTGTCATCGGCACCCTCCCCGCTCTTTACGTCTTCCTTATCCGCCTGCACATGCCTGAGTCTGTCCGCTACCTTCTTTCCAAAAACAGGGTAGAAGAAGCCAAGGATATCATCCTCAGCCTGGAGAAGAATCTCTCTGTAGTGAGCCAGCCCTTTGAAGGCGAACTTACCCCCGTGGAAAAAGGCCAGGTTAAGGAAGAAACTCCTCGCTTCACCAAACTTTGGAACCGCCAGTTCCGCATGCGGACGCTGATGCTGTGGCTGGCCTGGTTCGGCATTGTCTTCAGCTACTATGGCATCTTCATGTGGTTGCCCTCCATCGTCTTTGCCCAGGGCTTTGCCGTGGTGAAGACCTTCGAATATGTGCTGATCATGACTCTGGCACAGCTCCCCGGTTACTTTGCCGCCGCCTATCTGGTGGAAGTGATCGGCCGCAAGTATACCCTGTCCCTTTTCCTGCTCATGAGCGGTGTTTGCAGCTTCTTCTTCGGCAACGCTTCATCCTCTGAGACTCTTCTCGCCTGGGGCGCAGCCATGAGCTTCTTCAACCTGGGGGCTTGGGGCGTCATCTACACCTACACCCCGGAGCAGTATCCCACCTCCATGCGCGCCCTGGGCAGCGGCTGGGCCGCAGGCTTCGGCCGCATCGGCGGCATGCTGGCTCCCATGCTGGTAGGCGTCATGATTGCCAGCAGCTTCGGCATGAACACCATCTTCCTGATGTTTGCCTCTGTCTTTGTCATTATCTCGGCAGTAGTCATTGCCCTGGGACATGAGAGCAAGCAGAAGTCACTGGAGGAGCTTGAAACAGTCCTTGACAACTGA
- a CDS encoding PIN domain-containing protein, whose amino-acid sequence MSKVLVDTCIWSEVLRRKNPSPTICETLTKMLRDLQAVIIGPIRQEILSGISDETKFMDLKDRLSFLPDVPILTSDYELAAQYSNICRRKGIQGSAVDFLICAVAVKNEFAIYTVDKDFEYYKTVLPISLWTERS is encoded by the coding sequence ATGTCTAAGGTTTTAGTTGATACCTGTATTTGGTCGGAGGTTTTAAGGAGAAAGAATCCTTCACCGACAATATGTGAGACTCTCACAAAAATGCTCCGTGACCTGCAAGCTGTTATCATAGGACCTATACGGCAGGAAATATTGTCTGGTATCTCTGATGAAACTAAGTTTATGGACTTGAAAGACCGACTTTCCTTTTTGCCAGACGTTCCTATACTGACCTCAGACTATGAATTGGCCGCCCAATATTCCAATATTTGCAGGCGCAAAGGGATACAAGGCTCGGCTGTGGATTTTCTTATATGCGCCGTGGCTGTCAAAAATGAGTTTGCCATCTACACGGTTGATAAAGACTTTGAATATTATAAGACTGTTCTCCCCATTTCTCTTTGGACAGAACGGTCTTAG
- a CDS encoding type II toxin-antitoxin system VapB family antitoxin has product MATNLALDSNLLNQAVRVGGLKTQHETITLALKEFIQRRQAENLIAAFGTVDFDETYDYKTERNRHV; this is encoded by the coding sequence ATGGCAACAAATTTAGCGCTTGACAGCAACCTGTTAAATCAAGCCGTGCGTGTTGGCGGCTTAAAAACTCAGCATGAAACCATAACTTTGGCCCTGAAGGAGTTTATTCAGCGCCGTCAGGCAGAGAATCTCATTGCTGCTTTCGGCACCGTGGATTTTGATGAAACCTATGATTACAAAACAGAAAGGAATCGTCATGTCTAA
- a CDS encoding thioesterase family protein → MEIKEIKPGMKHEVTDRVTEDKTARVMGSGSLPVYATPAMSCLMEKAAAELAETLLPEGYTSVGGAINILHKAPTPLRGRVRAEAVVEYVEGPKITYRIAAYDEVGLIGEGTHERFAVNEEKFMNKAAARLQS, encoded by the coding sequence ATGGAAATAAAGGAAATCAAGCCGGGGATGAAGCATGAAGTGACAGACAGGGTGACAGAAGATAAAACCGCAAGGGTCATGGGCAGCGGCAGCCTGCCGGTTTATGCTACCCCCGCCATGTCGTGCCTGATGGAAAAGGCAGCAGCAGAGCTGGCTGAGACCTTGCTGCCTGAGGGATATACTTCTGTGGGAGGAGCCATCAATATCCTGCATAAAGCACCTACGCCCCTGCGTGGACGTGTCAGGGCTGAGGCTGTGGTTGAGTACGTGGAAGGACCCAAAATAACCTATAGGATTGCGGCTTATGATGAAGTCGGACTGATAGGTGAGGGCACACATGAGCGCTTTGCTGTGAATGAAGAAAAGTTCATGAACAAGGCCGCTGCACGCCTTCAGTCCTGA
- the pckA gene encoding phosphoenolpyruvate carboxykinase (ATP), producing MANIDLSQYGITGVKEILHNPSYEVLFEEETKEGLTGFDKGQLTELGAVNVMTGVYTGRSPKDKFIVMDENSKDTVWWTSDEYKNDNHPASQEAWAAVKEIAKKELSDKKLYVVDAFCGANKDTRMAVRFIMEVAWQAHFVTNMFIQPSAEELENFKPDFVVYNASKAKVENYKELGLNSETAVVFNITSKEQVIINTWYGGEMKKGMFSMMNYFLPLKGIAAMHCSANTDKEGKDTAIFFGLSGTGKTTLSTDPKRLLIGDDEHGWDDEGVFNFEGGCYAKVINLDKESEPDIYNAIKRNALLENVTVDENGKIDFADKKVTENTRVSYPIDHINGIVKGKVNDRSAAPAAKSVIFLSADAFGVLPPVSILTPEQTQYYFLSGFTAKLAGTERGITEPTPTFSACFGQAFLELHPTKYGKELVKKMEANGTKAYLVNTGWNGTGKRISIKDTRGIIDAIHSGAIKNAPTKKIPYFNLEVPTELEGVDSKVLDPRDTYADPAEWETKAKDLAGRFIKNFHKYEGNEAGKALVAAGPKL from the coding sequence ATGGCAAACATCGATCTGAGTCAGTATGGAATCACGGGTGTGAAAGAAATTCTCCACAACCCTTCTTATGAAGTGCTTTTTGAGGAAGAGACCAAAGAGGGCCTCACCGGTTTCGACAAGGGCCAGCTTACTGAGCTTGGCGCAGTAAACGTTATGACCGGCGTCTACACGGGCCGTTCTCCTAAGGACAAGTTCATCGTCATGGACGAGAACTCCAAGGATACCGTTTGGTGGACTTCCGATGAATACAAGAACGACAACCATCCTGCTTCCCAGGAAGCCTGGGCAGCTGTGAAGGAGATTGCCAAGAAAGAGCTCTCCGACAAGAAGCTCTATGTAGTGGATGCTTTCTGCGGTGCCAACAAGGATACCCGCATGGCTGTCCGCTTCATCATGGAAGTGGCTTGGCAGGCTCATTTCGTCACCAACATGTTCATCCAGCCTTCCGCTGAGGAACTGGAGAACTTCAAGCCTGACTTCGTGGTTTACAACGCTTCCAAGGCTAAGGTTGAGAACTACAAGGAACTGGGCCTGAACTCCGAGACTGCTGTGGTGTTCAACATCACCAGCAAGGAGCAGGTCATCATCAACACCTGGTACGGCGGCGAGATGAAGAAGGGCATGTTCTCCATGATGAACTACTTCCTGCCGCTGAAGGGCATTGCTGCTATGCACTGCTCCGCCAACACGGACAAAGAGGGCAAGGATACTGCTATTTTCTTCGGCCTCTCCGGCACCGGCAAGACCACCCTTTCCACCGACCCGAAGCGCCTGCTGATTGGCGACGACGAGCACGGCTGGGATGACGAGGGTGTCTTCAACTTCGAGGGCGGCTGCTATGCCAAGGTCATCAACCTGGACAAAGAGTCTGAGCCGGACATCTACAACGCCATCAAGCGCAACGCTCTCCTGGAGAACGTCACTGTTGACGAGAACGGCAAGATTGATTTCGCTGACAAGAAGGTCACGGAGAATACCCGTGTGTCCTATCCTATCGACCATATCAACGGCATCGTGAAGGGCAAGGTCAATGACCGCAGCGCCGCTCCTGCCGCTAAGAGCGTTATCTTCCTTTCTGCTGATGCTTTCGGCGTGCTGCCCCCGGTTTCCATCCTGACTCCGGAGCAGACTCAGTATTACTTCCTCTCCGGCTTCACTGCCAAGCTGGCAGGCACGGAGCGCGGCATCACTGAGCCCACCCCGACCTTCTCCGCTTGCTTCGGCCAGGCTTTCCTTGAACTCCATCCCACCAAGTACGGCAAGGAACTGGTGAAGAAGATGGAAGCCAACGGCACCAAGGCTTATCTGGTGAACACCGGCTGGAACGGCACCGGCAAGCGCATCTCCATCAAGGATACCCGCGGCATCATCGATGCTATCCACAGCGGCGCTATCAAGAATGCACCCACCAAGAAGATTCCGTACTTCAATCTCGAAGTTCCCACGGAGCTGGAGGGCGTAGATTCCAAGGTTCTCGATCCCCGCGACACTTATGCAGATCCTGCTGAGTGGGAGACGAAGGCCAAGGACCTGGCTGGCCGCTTCATCAAGAACTTCCACAAGTACGAGGGCAACGAGGCAGGCAAGGCTCTGGTGGCTGCTGGCCCGAAGCTCTAA
- a CDS encoding alpha-galactosidase, giving the protein MISYNEKTGVFHLKNKKMSYVMQVVRGRYLLHRYWGRPIREFRDGRAFQAIDRAFSPQPGDYENERTFSLDVLPQEYPAYGHLDYRTPAYEVKLADGTAATELRYDSYEIRQGKPALAGLPAAYAEDQEAETLIIRLRDLAGNLAAELSYTIFASLPVLARSARLENTSDKALALTGAASFALDFPDHDFDRLSLYGGHAAERSLERVRLMRGIQENSSRRGASSHQQSPFLALARPDTGETSGEIYGFSLVWSGEFSFRTEVEQFGTVRVVGGINPQGFSWQLEPGESFRTPEAWLAYSHEGMNGMSQSFHELVRHHIVRGKHRDALRPILVNNWEATYFDFDDEKMDKLAETAKELGIELLVLDDGWFGKRNDDNSSLGDWQVNTAKLKNGLKGVADSAHKRGLKFGLWFEPEMVSVDSDLYRAHPDWALQAPAYPLTYGRHQLVLDLSRQEVRDYVVESVSRILRENPIDYVKWDFNRHITDAYSAKLPAERQGEVRTRFVLGLYEVLERITQSFPEVLFESCSGGGGRFDAGMLYYMPQTWTSDDTDAVQRLSIQSGTSLVFPPITMGAHVSVVPNHQVGRVTSLQMRGLCAMMGDFGYELDITKFTAEERREVKAQIELYKKIRPTLQLGSFHRLLTPFAGTKNETAWQFISPDGSQVVLLYFKTLAEPASPIRLLKLTELDPEAEYELTEYLPAQRTSMDFGGEPGMDIKGRSFYGDELMYSGLNVEKIDTDFAAYCWVFDKKQR; this is encoded by the coding sequence ATGATTTCATATAATGAAAAGACAGGAGTATTCCATCTCAAGAACAAGAAGATGAGCTATGTCATGCAGGTGGTGAGGGGCAGGTATCTCCTGCACCGTTATTGGGGCAGGCCCATCAGGGAATTCCGGGATGGACGGGCTTTCCAGGCCATTGACCGCGCCTTCTCTCCCCAGCCCGGGGACTATGAGAATGAGCGCACCTTCTCCCTGGATGTGCTGCCTCAGGAATATCCTGCCTACGGGCATCTTGACTACCGTACCCCTGCCTATGAGGTGAAGCTGGCAGACGGCACTGCCGCCACGGAGCTTCGCTATGACAGCTATGAGATAAGGCAGGGCAAGCCTGCCTTGGCGGGCTTGCCGGCAGCTTACGCCGAGGACCAGGAGGCAGAGACGCTTATTATCAGGCTGCGGGATTTGGCAGGCAATCTTGCGGCAGAACTCAGTTATACCATCTTTGCCAGTCTGCCGGTGCTGGCCCGCAGTGCCAGATTGGAAAATACCAGCGACAAGGCCCTGGCCCTCACCGGAGCTGCCAGCTTTGCCCTGGATTTCCCCGACCATGATTTTGACCGCCTTTCTCTTTACGGCGGCCATGCGGCAGAGCGGAGCCTGGAGCGGGTGCGCCTGATGCGGGGGATACAGGAGAACAGCAGCCGCAGGGGGGCCAGCTCCCACCAGCAGTCTCCTTTCCTGGCGCTGGCCCGTCCGGACACGGGGGAGACCAGTGGCGAAATCTACGGTTTCAGCCTGGTTTGGAGCGGAGAGTTCTCCTTCAGGACCGAGGTGGAGCAGTTCGGCACAGTGCGCGTGGTGGGGGGCATCAATCCTCAGGGCTTCAGCTGGCAGCTGGAGCCGGGGGAGAGCTTCCGGACTCCTGAGGCCTGGCTGGCCTACAGCCATGAGGGCATGAACGGCATGAGCCAGTCCTTCCATGAGCTGGTGCGTCACCATATTGTCAGGGGCAAGCACCGCGATGCCCTGCGGCCCATTTTGGTGAACAACTGGGAAGCCACCTACTTCGACTTTGATGATGAGAAGATGGACAAGCTGGCAGAGACTGCCAAAGAGCTGGGCATTGAGCTCTTGGTGCTGGACGATGGCTGGTTTGGCAAGCGGAACGATGACAATTCTTCCCTGGGGGATTGGCAGGTGAATACCGCCAAGCTGAAAAATGGCCTGAAGGGGGTGGCAGATTCTGCCCACAAGCGGGGCCTGAAGTTCGGACTGTGGTTTGAGCCGGAGATGGTGAGCGTGGACTCTGACCTGTATCGCGCTCACCCGGACTGGGCTTTGCAGGCACCGGCTTATCCGCTTACTTATGGTCGCCATCAGCTGGTGCTGGACCTTTCCCGACAGGAGGTGCGGGATTATGTGGTGGAGTCTGTGAGCAGGATTCTCAGGGAAAATCCCATCGATTATGTGAAATGGGATTTCAACCGCCATATTACGGACGCTTACTCTGCCAAGCTGCCGGCTGAAAGGCAGGGAGAGGTGCGCACCCGCTTTGTGCTGGGCCTCTATGAGGTGCTGGAACGCATCACCCAGTCTTTCCCGGAGGTGCTCTTTGAAAGCTGCTCCGGGGGCGGCGGGCGCTTTGATGCGGGCATGCTTTACTATATGCCCCAGACCTGGACCAGTGACGATACTGATGCTGTCCAGCGCCTCTCCATTCAGAGCGGCACCAGCCTGGTGTTCCCGCCCATTACCATGGGTGCCCATGTCTCCGTGGTGCCAAACCACCAGGTGGGCCGCGTCACCAGCCTGCAGATGCGCGGTCTCTGCGCCATGATGGGGGACTTCGGCTATGAGCTGGACATCACCAAATTCACGGCAGAGGAGCGCCGTGAGGTGAAGGCCCAGATCGAGCTGTACAAGAAAATCCGCCCCACCCTGCAGCTGGGCAGTTTCCATCGCCTGCTGACGCCCTTTGCAGGCACGAAGAACGAGACGGCCTGGCAGTTCATCAGCCCCGATGGCAGCCAGGTGGTGCTGCTGTACTTCAAGACCCTGGCTGAGCCGGCCTCTCCTATCCGTCTACTGAAGCTCACGGAGCTGGACCCTGAGGCAGAGTATGAGCTGACTGAGTACCTGCCAGCCCAGCGCACCTCCATGGACTTCGGCGGTGAGCCGGGCATGGATATCAAGGGCAGGAGCTTCTATGGCGATGAGCTGATGTACAGCGGTCTTAATGTGGAAAAGATTGATACTGACTTTGCGGCCTATTGCTGGGTCTTTGATAAGAAACAGAGATAA